Proteins from a genomic interval of Trifolium pratense cultivar HEN17-A07 linkage group LG6, ARS_RC_1.1, whole genome shotgun sequence:
- the LOC123892974 gene encoding uncharacterized protein At5g01610-like: MDQILNKVGSYWFSKKANKELNSVGDDINSLSSSIEGGTKWLVNKLKGKMQKPLTELLKEYDLPIGLFPRDATNYEFNEETRKLVVYIPQVCEVGYRDSSVLRFTTSVSGYLEKGKLVDIEGIKTKVLMWVKVTAISSEGPKLHFTAGMKKTRKREAYEVSRDGVIIDKF; encoded by the exons ATGGATCAGATATTGAACAAGGTCGGATCTTACTGGTTCAGCAAGAAAGCCAACAAGGAGCTTAATTCTGTCGGTGATGATATCAAC TCACTGTCAAGCAGCATTGAAGGAGGAACCAAATGGCTGGTCAACAAATTAAAAG GAAAGATGCAAAAGCCATTAACAGAGTTGCTGAAGGAGTATGATCTACCAATAGGACTCTTTCCGCGTGATGCAACAAACTATGAATTCAATGAAGAAACAAGAAAGCTTGTTGTTTACATTCCTCAAGTGTGCGAAGTAGGGTACAGAGATTCATCAGTTTTGCGGTTCACGACCAGTGTTTCTGGTTACTTGGAGAAAGGAAAGCTAGTAGACATAGAGGGTATAAAGACCAAAGTGTTGATGTGGGTGAAAGTCACCGCCATTTCATCTGAGGGACCAAAGCTTCACTTCACTGCTGGTATGAAGAAAACAAGGAAAAGGGAAGCTTATGAGGTTTCTAGAGATGGTGTAATTATAGATAAATTCTAA